Within the Pengzhenrongella sicca genome, the region TGCGGCTGCTGGGCGCCGAGGTGACCGGCGTCGCGAGCTCAGCGGGCGAGCGCGTCGGCTTCCCGGTGATCGCGGCGGCCGACGTCGAGGCGGCGCTGCCGACGACCGACCTCCTGATCGGGATCCTGCCTGCGACGGCCGACACGCACCACGCGATCTCGGCCGAGCGCCTCGCGCTGCTGCCTGCGCACGCGTGGGTCGTCAACGTGGGCCGGGGCACGACGCTCGACGAGGCCGCGCTCGCGCGCGCGGTGCACGAGGGCCGGCTCGGCGGCGCGGCGCTCGACGTGTTCGAGATCGAGCCGCTGCCCGCGGATTCGCCGCTGTGGGACGAGCCCAACGTCATCGTGTCCCCGCACGCGGCCGGCGGCCGCCCGACGGGCGCCTCAGAGCTCGTCAGCGCCAACCTGGCGGCCCTGCTGGCCGGCCAACCGCTGCGCAACGTGGTCGCTCGCTGACGCGGAGGTAGTCCCTCCGCGGTGAGGTAGTCCCTGCGCGGTGAGGTAGTCCCTCCGCGGCGAGGTAGTCCATCCGCGGTGAGGTAGTCCATCCGCGGTGAGGTAGTCCCTGCAGAAGGACGGCAAAGTCAAGGTGTGGGAGCAACGCCGGGGGTTATGCGGCGAGTAGCAGCTGGTTCAGCCGGTCGGCTGGGGTTTGTAGGTCCAGGGTCGGGCGGGGTCTGCGGTTCAAGGTAGCCGCAACTCGATGCAGGTCCGCGGGGGTATGTACGGCCAGGTCGGAGCCCTTTTCGAACCAGAATCGCAGGAGCCGGTTCGTGTTCTCGTTCGTGCCGCGCTGCCAGGGTGAGTGCGGGTTGCAGAAGTAGAGCGTCGCGTCGAGCGCGGTCTGGATCTGGGCGTAGTGGGCGAGCTCGGTTCCGCGGTCCCAGGTGATCGAGCGACGCAGATGTTCGGGCAGGCTGCTCATCTCGCGGATCATCGCTGCCGCGACCGCGCCTGCACTGTGATCGTCGGGCAGGTGCAGCAAGATCGTGAATCGGGTGCTGCGCTCGACCAGAGTGCCGATCGCGGTCCCGTTGCGGCCGATGATGAGGTCACCTTCCCAGTGCCCAGGGATCGCCCTATCCTCGACCTCGGCTGGCCGGTCACTGATCTTGAACGCCTCCTTGTAGGGGCTGCTCTTGTGCCGGTCAGCGGTATGGGGAACTCGCTTCTTGCGTTGCAAACTCAGCTTCTTGGCCAGGTCAGCGCGCAAGTTCCCGCGACTTTGGACGTAGAGAGCGCGGTAGATCGTCTCGTGGCTCACCTGCATCCCCTGATCATCGGCGAAGGTGAGCGCCAGCATCGACGAGATCAGCTTCGGGCTCCACCCGACGTCCATCCACGCAGCGATCTGCGCGCACAACGGCGCGTTCGCGACCAGCTTCAACGGCTTCGGCCGCCGCCGGGCCTGATGGGCCCTGGCATGGGCGAGCGAGGCGTAATAGGCCCCGTCCGGGCCCGCGTTGCGCCTGACCTCTCGCCAGACCACGGACTTGTCCCGACCGATCGCCTGCCCGATCAAGGCATAGCTCATGCCCGTGCGCCGGCCCATCTCGATCATCCCCCGATCGGCCAACGTCACCATCCGCTCGCTGGCGTCGCGATCCGTTCGTGGCCCCGGGTCAGCCAGACCACCCAAGCGCCCACTGCGCAGCTCCATCCCCCCAGCCTGGGCCCACCACCGGAAACCCGTGGCCCCAACAGCACCGACACGCGCAGAAGCAGCCTCAACACTCAGACCACCACAGACCAGATCCACAAACCGAGCCCGAGTGCCCTCAGGGAACTTGACCATCACAACGCTCCTTCAACAGGGGCGTTGCTCCCACCATATGAATCTGCCGACTACCTCACCCGGAAAGGACTACCTCGCCGCGCGCACGCCCTACCAGCGGCCGGAGCGGGGGCGGGGCTGGCAGGTCGGGCAGGTGTACGCCGACCGGTTCATGAACTCGTCCCGGCGCACGGGCGTTCCGCAGCGCGGGCACGGCCGGCCCTCCTGGCCGTAGACCGCGAGGGACCGGTCGAAGTAGCCGGACTGGCCGTTCACGTTGACGTAGAGGGCGTCGAAGCTGGTCCCGCCGGCGACGAGCGCCTCGCTCATCACCGCCGCCGCCGCGTCGAGCAGCCGCCCCGCGTCGACGGCGCGCAGGACGTCCGTCGGGCGCGCGTAGTGCAGACGCGCGCGCCACAGCGCCTCGTCGGCGTAGATGTTCCCGACGCCGGACACCAGGGTCTGGTCCAGGAGCGCGCGCTTGACGCCGGTCCGGCGGCGTCGCAGGGCCGCGATGACGCCGGCGCGGTCGAGCGCCGGATCGAGCAGGTCCCGGGCGATGTGCGCGACGGGCTGCGGCACCGCAGGCTCGGCCGATCCCTGGCCGCCGGCGGCGCCGTCGGTCGTCGGGGTCAGCGCCGTGACCGACAGGTGCCCGAACGTGCGCTGGTCGATGAAGTGCACCTGCGCGCCGTCGTCGAGCCCGATCCGGACGCGCAGGTGCGCGGGCACCGGGCCGGCGGGCTCCGCGCCGTGCACGAGCAGCTGACCGCTCATGCCGAGATGGGCCATCAGCGCGGCGCGAGGTGGCCCCGCCGCGGACGAATCGGGCCCCACGGGCGTGTCGAGCCCCGCGGGCGCGTCGAGCAGCAGCCACAGGTACTTTCCCCGCCGGACCGCCGCGTCCAGGCGGCGGCCCACGAGCTCGCCGACGAACTCCGCCGGACCGCCCGGCTGGCGCCGCACGCTGTAGTCCCGCAGCACGTCGACGCGCGCGACGGTGCGCCCGAGCACGTGCCTGGCAAGCCCGGCACGCACCGTCTCGACCTCGGGGAGCTCAGGCACGGTCTCGCGTCGGAAGGGGGCCGGTCAGGGCCGGCCGGCGGCGGCCTGCAGGGAGCCGTACGCGGCCGCGGCCGCCTCCTGCTCGGCGATCTTCTTCGCGGGGCCGGTCCCGGTCCCCCGGACCTCGCCCGCGATGACGGCCTGCGCCGTGAACGTGCGCTCGTGGTCCGGGCCGACGCCGACGACCTCGTAGGCGACGAGGCCAAGCCCGAGGTCGGCCGAGAGCTCCTGGATCGAGGTCTTCCAGTCGAGCCCCGCGCCGAGGTCGGCCGCGACCTCGAGGGTCGGCCCGACGAGGCGTTCGACGAGCACGCGCGCGACCTCGAGCCCGTTCGCGATGAAGACGGCGCCGATGACGGCCTCGAGCGTGTCGGACAGGATCGAGTCCTTGTCCGGCCCACCCGTCGACAGCTCGCCCTTGCCCAACAGCACGTAGGACCCGAGGTCGAGCGTGCGCGCGATCGCGGCGAGCGCGCGCTGCGACACGGTCGCGGCCCGCATCCGGGCGAGGTCGCCCTCGTCCTGGCTCGGGTGCCGGCGGAACAGCGCCTCGGTCACGACCAGCCCCAGGACGCTGTCGCCCAGGAACTCCAGGCGCTCGTTCGTGGGGATACCGCCGGCCTCGTGCGCGAACGACCGGTGCGTCAGGGACAGCACAAGAAGCTCGGGGTCCAGGTGGACCCCGAGCTTCTCGCCAAGCTGCTCAGCCGGAGCGCCGGCCACGTCGCGCGGGTGCGTCGACAAGGCCGACGTCAGCTCGCGTGCTCGGTGCGCATGGCCTCGGAGTACTGGCGACCGTTGTAGTTGCCGCAGGTCGGGCAGGCGATGTGCGGGCGCATGTTGCCCTTGCACTGGGGGCAGGTGGTGAGCGCGGTAGCAGTGGCCTTCCACTGCGACCGACGCGCACGGGTGTTGCTGCGCGACATCTTGCGCTTCGGAACAGCCACGGCTAGCTCTCTTTCGTTTCGTCCAACGTGCCCTGGAGCCGATTCAGCGCGGCCCACCGAGGGTCAAGGATCTCATGCGAATGGTCCGGGTCGTCCGCCAGGTGCGCTCCACACTCGGAGCACAGTCCCGGGCAGTCTGGCCGGCACAGCGGTCGGAACGGCAGTGCAGGCACCACCGCGTCTCTCAACGCGGGCTCGATGTCGATCAAGTCGCCATCGAGCTCGCGCACGTCCTCAAGGTCGTCACCCTCGGCCTCAGCGGCTCGGGCACGCTCGGAGTACGCGTACAGCTCCGTCAGGGGCACGTCGACGTCGTCGACGACCTCATCCAGGCAGCGCACGCACTCTCCGACCGCCCGGCCACGGATGTGACCGGTGACCAGGACCCCCTCCATCACGGACTCGAGCCGAAGCTCCAGCTCGACCTCCGTGCCGGCGGGGATGCCGATCATGTCCGTGCCGAGGTCTTCCGGTGCCGGCACAGTGCGCTGCACCCGTCGCATCGATCCGGCACGCCGTCCGAGCTCATGAGTATCGAGCACAAAGGGCGATCGGGGATCGAGTTGGTTCGGGCGCTCCACAGCTGCGGTTCCAGACAGGTAGACGTCGGCCCGTGCCAGACCGGCAGGACCAACCGACAACACTACCTGCTCAACCGGGGCGACCCAAACGCGAACCCGATCGCGGCCCGGTCGGACCCGGTCGGGCCGCGCTACGCACCCGGTTCGGCGTCGGCGAGCCGGTTCGCGAGCTTCGCGCGGCCCGCCTGCACCTGGGCGAGCACCTTGCCGAGGTCGATCTCGAAGTCGCCGAGGCGCCGGTCGCAGTAGTCGTCCGCATCCCGTCGCAGCCCCTCCGCGACGCCCTCGGCGGCGGCGATGATCTCAGCGGCCCGCTCGTGCGCCGCGATCGTCACGTGCTCGGCGTCGACCAGCTCGGTGGCCTGCGCGCGCGCGGCGGCGAGGATCGCGTCCGCATCCGCCTGCGCGACCCCGCGCGCGGCGCCGGCGGCCGCGAGCACGTCGTCGGCCTGGCTCAGCTGCGTCGGGAGCACGTCGCGGGCCTGGTCGAGCAGGTCGAGCAGCTCGGCGCGGTTGATCAGCACGGACGACGACATCGGCATCGCGCGGGCGTGCGTGACCGTCGCGGTCAGCGCGTCGAGGATGCCGGTGAGCCCCTCGGGCTGGCTCCGGTCGAAGCCATCCTCGCCGGTGGCGGTCTGGTCAGTCATCGGTTACTCCTTCTGGTCCGCGGGGCCGATGCCCAACGCGTCACGCACGACGGCCTCGACGCCAGCCGGCACGAGGTCCCCGATCTGGCCGCCGTGGCGCGCGACGTCTTTCACGAGCGACGACGCGATGTGCCCGAGCGCCGGGTCACCCACCACGAACACCGTCTCGACGCCCGTCAGGTGCCGGTTCATGAGCGCCATCGGCAGCTCGTGGTCGAAGTCCGCGCCGCCGCGCAGGCCCTTGACCACGACCGTGGCGCCCACCTCGCGGCAGAAGTCGGTGAGCAGCCCGCCGACGAGCTCCACGCGCACGCCGTCGAGGCCCGCGAGCGCGGCCCGGGCGAGTGCGACCCGCTGCTCGGCGGTCAGCAGCGCCTGCTTGCTGGAGTTGTGCGCGACCCCGACGACGACGCCGTCGAACATCGCGCTGGCTCGCCGGACGACGTCGAGGTGCCCGAGCGTGACCGGGTCGAAGGACCCGGGGCAGACGGCGATGGTCACTCGGCCAGACTATGTCAGGGCGCTGGCTGTGGCGGTGACCCCGCCGCGTGGGTCGCGTCGGCGAACCACACCACCGTGTCGCCGTAGGCGCGCCGTTCGCCGCGCTCGAGGCCCGCGGGCCAGCGGGGCTCGGGGCTGCGCGCGGCGCGTTCGACGACGACGACGGCGCTCGGGGCCAGCGCGGCCGCGGCGACCAGGGCGTCGAGCACCTCCGCGACGTCGTCGTCGGCGAGCTCGTACGGCGGGTCGAGGAACACGAGGTCCCACGGCGGGTCGACGGGCCGCCGCACGAACCGCTCGGCGCGGTCGGCGACGGCGACGACGCCGCGCAGGCCGAGCGTGGCCGCGTTGGCGCGACACACGTCGACGGCCGGCCGGGCCGAGTCGACGAGCGTCACGGCGAGCGCGCCGCGGCTCGCGGCCTCGAGGCCGAGCGCGCCCGATCCCGCGTACAGGTCCAGCACGTGCGCGCCGTCGACGGCTCGCAGGTGCTCGAGCCGGGAGAACATCGCCTCGCGGACCCGGTCGCTCGTCGGGCGGGTCCCGGTGGGCGGAACCTTCAGCGTGCGGCCGCCGGCCGAGCCGGACACGATCCTGGTCATGGGGTGCTCCCGTTCACTCGGACGCCGTCGGGGGCGCCTTGACGTGGGCGCAGACGGCCAGGGCGATCGCCGACGCCGCCACCTGGCCGAGCAGCACCGGGGTGGTGACGAACCCGAGCACGATCGAGATGAGCACCGGGACCAGCCCGAGGATGACGACGTCGGGCCCGCGCGCCAGCACTCCCCCGATGCCGACCGGGAGCGCGCCCGCGGCGGTCGAGACGAGGGGGCCGGACCAGTCGGGCGAGGGCCGGTACGCCGACCGGACGGCGGCGCCGGCCCAGACGGGGGTCGACAGCACCGCGAGGACGAGCCAGCCGCCGAGGCCGCCCTGGAGCTGCGCGACGGCGGCGAACGCCGCGGCCGACCACGCCAGCATCACCGCGCCCGGCACGACCATCCGCAGCTGGCGGACCCGGGCCGCCTCCAACGGCAGCAGGCGGTCGAGGATGGGGGCCATCTCGGCCCGCCGGGCGCCCTCAGCGGTCGCCACCATCGCGACGTACCCGGAGACGACGACCGCGGCCGCGAGCACGCCGGGGTTCGCGATCTGGTGCACGCCCACGAAGACGGCCGGCACGCACGCGGCGGCCACGACCTGCAGGACGTGCCGTGGGGAGCGGACGAAGACGGCCAGGTCGGCCGCGACGAGCGCGGTCTCGGCCGAACGCACCCAGCCGAACCGGGCGACCCGGCGCCGGCGCGTCGCGGCGGCCCCGTCGGTGAGGGCGCGGCCCAGCTCGCGCGAGTCGAGCGAGACGACCGCGCCGACGGCCTGGCTCGCCACCGAGCCGCTGTCGCGCAGGTCACGCGCGGGGATGCGGGCGAGGCGCCGGTCGAGGGCGACCGCCGCGGCGACGACGGCGACCGCGAGGACCGGGATGAGCACGGCCGGCGGCTCCGGCACGTCGGACAGGCTCCAGCCGAGGACGGCGCCCAGGAGCGCCAGCAGCGGCACGAGCGCGATGAGCGCGTTGCCCGTGGCCGCGATCCGGCGCCGGACCGCCCCGAGCGACTGCCCGACCCCGGCCAGCAGGACCAGCAGGGCGGCGCCCAGGCCGCCGACGGCCCCCACGCGGAGCGCGCGCCCGACGGACAGCGAGCCGTCGTTCGGCAGGCCGAGATCGATCAGCGCGAGCAGGACCGTCGCCACGGCTCCGGCGAGCAGCGGCAGGCGCACCGCCGTCGGGCGCAGCAGGCCGCGCCGGTCGACGGGCAGCGAGAGCCACCACGTCGCCTCGGCGCCGCCGACCCCGACGGGGCCGAGCCGGCCGGCGAGCGAGAGCAGCACCCCGACGAGCCCGACGACGAACAGCGTGGCGAGGCTCGGGATGCTCAGGTCGGGCCCGGCGAGCGGCACGGCGGGCTCGGGCGGGAGCGCGTCGCGCATCGCGTTGACGAGGCCGAGGGCCAGGGCGATGCCGATGGCCGCGCTGATCACCGCGTAGTAGACGTCGCCGAGCAGCTCGCCGATGCCGGCGCCGCCGCGCCGGCGCGCCGTCGCGGACGTGAGCCGGCGGATCTGCCGGCCGGAGGGCACCGCGAGCGCGAGCGGCGCCGCCCCGGCGTCGGCGTCCTGCGCCGTCACCGGGCCGTCACCGCGCGGGCTCGGCGCGGATCGCCCGGGCGGCGTCGGCGACGCTCAGGCGCGCCGACGTGTCGTCGGCGACGAGGACGGCGCGATGGGCCACCGCCTCGAGCAGCTCGGGGTCGTGGGTCGCGAGCAGCACGGCGCCGCCGCCTGCGGTCTCGGCCCGCAGCCGCTCGGCGAGGCGCGCGCGCATGCGCTGGTCGAGGCGCTGCTCCGGCTCGTCAAGCACGAGCAGGCGGCGCGGCCGGGCGAAGCCCGCCGCGAGCAGCAGGCGGCGACGTTGGCCGGAGGACAGCGCGACGGGAAGCACGTTGGCGTGGTCGATCAGCCCGAAGTCCTCGAGCAGCTCGAGCACGACGTCGCCGGCGTCGGGCAGGCCGTGGCCCCGCGCCGTGAGCAAGAGGTGCTCGCCGACCGTCAGGGCCGGGAAGTAGGCGTCGTCGTCGAGGACGCTCGAGACCTGGGCCCGGAAGGCTCGTTCGCGCTCGTCGACGGGACGGCCGAGCACCGTGAGCGTCCCGCTCACGGGCGCGAGCAGGCCGAGGACGGCGCGCAGCACGGTCGACTTGCCGGACCCGTTCGCGCCGACGAGCCCGAGCGCGCGCCCGGGGTGCAACGTGAAGGAGACGGGGGCGCAGACCGGCTCCCCGCCGTAGCT harbors:
- the coaD gene encoding pantetheine-phosphate adenylyltransferase gives rise to the protein MTIAVCPGSFDPVTLGHLDVVRRASAMFDGVVVGVAHNSSKQALLTAEQRVALARAALAGLDGVRVELVGGLLTDFCREVGATVVVKGLRGGADFDHELPMALMNRHLTGVETVFVVGDPALGHIASSLVKDVARHGGQIGDLVPAGVEAVVRDALGIGPADQKE
- the rpmF gene encoding 50S ribosomal protein L32; translation: MAVPKRKMSRSNTRARRSQWKATATALTTCPQCKGNMRPHIACPTCGNYNGRQYSEAMRTEHAS
- a CDS encoding DUF6297 family protein, which gives rise to MTAQDADAGAAPLALAVPSGRQIRRLTSATARRRGGAGIGELLGDVYYAVISAAIGIALALGLVNAMRDALPPEPAVPLAGPDLSIPSLATLFVVGLVGVLLSLAGRLGPVGVGGAEATWWLSLPVDRRGLLRPTAVRLPLLAGAVATVLLALIDLGLPNDGSLSVGRALRVGAVGGLGAALLVLLAGVGQSLGAVRRRIAATGNALIALVPLLALLGAVLGWSLSDVPEPPAVLIPVLAVAVVAAAVALDRRLARIPARDLRDSGSVASQAVGAVVSLDSRELGRALTDGAAATRRRRVARFGWVRSAETALVAADLAVFVRSPRHVLQVVAAACVPAVFVGVHQIANPGVLAAAVVVSGYVAMVATAEGARRAEMAPILDRLLPLEAARVRQLRMVVPGAVMLAWSAAAFAAVAQLQGGLGGWLVLAVLSTPVWAGAAVRSAYRPSPDWSGPLVSTAAGALPVGIGGVLARGPDVVILGLVPVLISIVLGFVTTPVLLGQVAASAIALAVCAHVKAPPTASE
- a CDS encoding YceD family protein, with the translated sequence MERPNQLDPRSPFVLDTHELGRRAGSMRRVQRTVPAPEDLGTDMIGIPAGTEVELELRLESVMEGVLVTGHIRGRAVGECVRCLDEVVDDVDVPLTELYAYSERARAAEAEGDDLEDVRELDGDLIDIEPALRDAVVPALPFRPLCRPDCPGLCSECGAHLADDPDHSHEILDPRWAALNRLQGTLDETKES
- the rnc gene encoding ribonuclease III, producing MAGAPAEQLGEKLGVHLDPELLVLSLTHRSFAHEAGGIPTNERLEFLGDSVLGLVVTEALFRRHPSQDEGDLARMRAATVSQRALAAIARTLDLGSYVLLGKGELSTGGPDKDSILSDTLEAVIGAVFIANGLEVARVLVERLVGPTLEVAADLGAGLDWKTSIQELSADLGLGLVAYEVVGVGPDHERTFTAQAVIAGEVRGTGTGPAKKIAEQEAAAAAYGSLQAAAGRP
- a CDS encoding IS30 family transposase, which encodes MVKFPEGTRARFVDLVCGGLSVEAASARVGAVGATGFRWWAQAGGMELRSGRLGGLADPGPRTDRDASERMVTLADRGMIEMGRRTGMSYALIGQAIGRDKSVVWREVRRNAGPDGAYYASLAHARAHQARRRPKPLKLVANAPLCAQIAAWMDVGWSPKLISSMLALTFADDQGMQVSHETIYRALYVQSRGNLRADLAKKLSLQRKKRVPHTADRHKSSPYKEAFKISDRPAEVEDRAIPGHWEGDLIIGRNGTAIGTLVERSTRFTILLHLPDDHSAGAVAAAMIREMSSLPEHLRRSITWDRGTELAHYAQIQTALDATLYFCNPHSPWQRGTNENTNRLLRFWFEKGSDLAVHTPADLHRVAATLNRRPRPTLDLQTPADRLNQLLLAA
- the mutM gene encoding bifunctional DNA-formamidopyrimidine glycosylase/DNA-(apurinic or apyrimidinic site) lyase; amino-acid sequence: MPELPEVETVRAGLARHVLGRTVARVDVLRDYSVRRQPGGPAEFVGELVGRRLDAAVRRGKYLWLLLDAPAGLDTPVGPDSSAAGPPRAALMAHLGMSGQLLVHGAEPAGPVPAHLRVRIGLDDGAQVHFIDQRTFGHLSVTALTPTTDGAAGGQGSAEPAVPQPVAHIARDLLDPALDRAGVIAALRRRRTGVKRALLDQTLVSGVGNIYADEALWRARLHYARPTDVLRAVDAGRLLDAAAAVMSEALVAGGTSFDALYVNVNGQSGYFDRSLAVYGQEGRPCPRCGTPVRRDEFMNRSAYTCPTCQPRPRSGRW
- a CDS encoding ABC transporter ATP-binding protein, which produces MSAPPVIRVDDLVLSYGGEPVCAPVSFTLHPGRALGLVGANGSGKSTVLRAVLGLLAPVSGTLTVLGRPVDERERAFRAQVSSVLDDDAYFPALTVGEHLLLTARGHGLPDAGDVVLELLEDFGLIDHANVLPVALSSGQRRRLLLAAGFARPRRLLVLDEPEQRLDQRMRARLAERLRAETAGGGAVLLATHDPELLEAVAHRAVLVADDTSARLSVADAARAIRAEPAR
- the rsmD gene encoding 16S rRNA (guanine(966)-N(2))-methyltransferase RsmD, with amino-acid sequence MTRIVSGSAGGRTLKVPPTGTRPTSDRVREAMFSRLEHLRAVDGAHVLDLYAGSGALGLEAASRGALAVTLVDSARPAVDVCRANAATLGLRGVVAVADRAERFVRRPVDPPWDLVFLDPPYELADDDVAEVLDALVAAAALAPSAVVVVERAARSPEPRWPAGLERGERRAYGDTVVWFADATHAAGSPPQPAP